A single window of Fibrobacter sp. DNA harbors:
- a CDS encoding nucleoside recognition domain-containing protein — protein sequence IFNKAILGAFDMSKTAFEIALGLTGILSLWLGIMKIGEKAGAVQILAKIVSPLFSRLFPEIPKDHPVVGTMLMNISANMLGLDNAATPMGLQAMKQLQDLNPNEDKTVASNSQIMFLVLNASGLTLIPVSIMTYRAQMGAANPSDIFLPILLSTFFSTMAGIFALSFFQKVKLKDPVTVAWLGGLSACVIAIMFYFSHLTAEAIGTTSLFISGIVLFSIIVAFLGLAVYKKVQAYEAFVEGAKDGFHTAVMIIPNLVAILVGVAVFRASGAMDLLMNGISWVLGLFGVGNDVVPALPTAFMKPLSGSGARGMMIDAMKALGPDSFAGRLSCMFQGAADTTFYIIAVYFGSVGVKKTRHAVTCALIADAVGVIAAIAIAYLFFPPT from the coding sequence ATCTTCAACAAGGCTATCCTCGGCGCGTTCGACATGTCGAAAACCGCGTTCGAAATCGCCCTCGGCCTCACGGGCATTCTCTCCCTCTGGCTCGGCATCATGAAGATTGGCGAAAAGGCGGGCGCCGTGCAGATTCTCGCAAAAATCGTCTCCCCGCTGTTCAGCCGCCTGTTCCCTGAAATCCCGAAGGACCATCCCGTAGTCGGCACGATGCTCATGAACATCAGCGCGAACATGCTCGGGCTCGACAATGCCGCCACCCCGATGGGCCTGCAGGCGATGAAGCAGTTGCAGGACTTGAACCCGAACGAAGACAAAACTGTCGCCAGCAACTCGCAAATCATGTTCCTCGTGCTGAACGCGAGCGGACTCACGCTCATCCCGGTGAGCATCATGACATACCGCGCCCAGATGGGGGCAGCGAACCCGAGCGACATCTTCTTGCCCATTCTCCTTTCCACGTTCTTCAGCACCATGGCGGGCATCTTCGCCCTCAGCTTTTTCCAGAAGGTCAAGCTTAAAGACCCGGTAACGGTCGCATGGCTCGGCGGGCTTTCGGCCTGCGTCATCGCCATCATGTTCTACTTCAGCCACCTCACCGCCGAAGCCATCGGTACCACGAGCCTCTTCATCAGCGGCATCGTGCTGTTCAGCATCATCGTCGCGTTCCTCGGGCTCGCGGTGTACAAGAAGGTTCAGGCCTACGAAGCGTTTGTCGAAGGCGCGAAGGACGGCTTCCATACCGCCGTGATGATCATCCCGAACCTCGTCGCCATCCTCGTGGGTGTCGCCGTATTCCGCGCGAGCGGTGCCATGGATTTGCTCATGAACGGCATCTCGTGGGTGCTCGGGCTGTTCGGGGTCGGAAACGACGTGGTTCCCGCGCTCCCCACCGCATTCATGAAGCCCTTGAGCGGAAGCGGTGCCCGCGGCATGATGATCGACGCCATGAAGGCTCTCGGTCCCGACAGTTTTGCCGGCCGACTCAGCTGCATGTTCCAGGGCGCCGCCGACACCACGTTCTACATCATCGCGGTTTACTTCGGTTCTGTGGGTGTGAAGAAGACACGCCACGCCGTCACCTGCGCACTCATCGCCGACGCCGTGGGCGTGATTGCAGCGATTGCGATTGCTTACCTGTTCTTCCCGCCTACTTAA